A single genomic interval of Orcinus orca chromosome 19, mOrcOrc1.1, whole genome shotgun sequence harbors:
- the CFAP52 gene encoding cilia- and flagella-associated protein 52 has protein sequence METQTSPKDEVAEVAELELEAVIGFNGHVPAGLKCHPDQEHLVYPLGCTILIQALNTQEQNFLHGHGNNVSCVTISKSGVYLASGQVTFMGFKADIILWHYKKRELIARLSLHKGKIEALAFSPNDLYLVSLGGPDDGSVVVWSIAKGDAICGSPAAGPNVGNATTVIFSNCCDEMFVTAGNGTIRVWELDLPNRKIWPTECHTGQMKRIVMSISMAHDDSFFYVGTTTGDILKMNPRTKLLADTGPAKDRFSLGVSAIRCLKMGGLLVGSGAGLLVFCKSPSYKPIKKIQLQGGITSITLRGEGHQFFVGTEESHIYRLTFTDFKETLITTCHFEAVEDIVFPSGTAELFATCAKKDIRVWHTLSNRELLRITVPNMTCRGIDFMRDGKSIISAWDDGKIRAFAPETGRLMYVINNAHRIGVTAIATTSDCKRVISGGGEGEVRVWQIGHQTQKLEEALKEHKSSVSCIRVKKSNEECVTASTDGTCIIWDLVRLRRNQMILANTLFQCVCYHPEEFQIITSGTDRKIAYWEVFDGSVIRELEGSLSGAVNGMDITVEGVHFVTGGNDRLVKVWDYNEGEVTHVGVGHSGNITRVRISPGNQYIISVSADGAILRWKYPFPS, from the exons ATGGAGACCCAAACTTCGCCCAAGGATGAGGTGGCTGAGGTGGCCGAGCTGGAGCTTGAGGCCGTGATCGGATTCAATG GACATGTCCCCGCTGGTCTAAAATGCCATCCCGACCAGGAGCATCTGGTTTATCCTCTGGGTTGCACCATCCTCATTCAGGCACTAAATACTCAGGAACAGAATTTCCTACACGGTCATGGCAACAATGTCTCCTGTGTGACCATCTCCAAGAGCGGAGTTTACCTTGCTTCCGGACAAGTCACATTCATGGGCTTCAAg GCGGATATCATTTTGTGGCATTATAAGAAAAGGGAGCTGATTGCTCGGCTATCGCTTCACAAGGGCAAAATTGAAGCTCTGGCCTTTTCACCAAATGATCTGTACTTGGTATCACTAGGAGGCCCAGATGATGGAAG TGTGGTGGTGTGGAGCATAGCCAAGGGAGACGCCATCTGTGGCAGCCCTGCTGCCGGCCCCAACGTCGGGAATGCCACCACGGTCATCTTCTCCAATTGCTGCGATGAGATGTTTGTCACTGCTGGAAA TGGGACAATTCGAGTATGGGAACTGGATCTCCCAAATAGAAAGATCTGGCCAACCGAGTGTCATACAGGACAAATGAAAAGAATAGTCATGAGTATCTCA ATGGCCCATGATGATAGCTTTTTCTACGTTGGCACCACCACTGGAGATATTCTAAAGATGAACCCTAGGACCAAGCTGCTGGCAGACACTGGGCCTGCCAAGGACAGATTCAGTCTG GGAGTGTCAGCTATCAGGTGCCTGAAGATGGGGGGTTTATTGGTGGGCTCCGGAGCCGGATTGCTGGTCTTCTGTAAAAGCCCCAGCTACAAACCCATCAA GAAAATCCAGTTACAAGGTGGCATCACTTCTATCACACTTCGAGGGGAAGGACACCAGTTCTTTGTTGGAACAGAAGAGTCACACATTTATCGTCTCACCTTCACAGATTTCAAAGAGACTCTCATTACAACTTGTCACTTTGAAGCTGTTGAGGACATCGTCTTTCCATC TGGCACCGCTGAGCTCTTTGCCACCTGTGCCAAGAAGGACATCCGGGTGTGGCACACGCTGTCCAACAGGGAGCTGCTGCGGATCACTGTGCCCAACATGACCTGCCGTGGCATTGATTTCATGAGGGACGGCAAGAGCATCATTTCTG CGTGGGACGACGGTAAGATCCGAGCCTTTGCCCCAGAGACAGGCCGGCTGATGTACGTCATTAACAACGCCCACAGGATTGGAGTGACGGCCATCGCCACCACCAGTGACTGTAAAAGGGTCATCAGCggcggtggggaaggggag GTGAGGGTGTGGCAGATAGGCCACCAGAcccagaagctggaggaggccCTGAAGGAACACAAGTCCTCCGTGTCCTGTATCAGGGTGAAGAAGAGCAACGAGGAGTGCGTCACGGCCAGCACGGACGGCACCTGCATCATATGGGACCTCGT GCGTCTTAGGAGGAATCAGATGATCCTGGCTAACACCTTATTCCAGTGTGTTTGTTACCACCCTGAAGAGTTCCAGATCATCACCAGCGGGACAGACAGAAAG ATTGCTTACTGGGAAGTGTTTGATGGGTCAGTAATCAGAGAGTTGGAAGGTTCCTTGTCCGGGGCCGTCAATGGCATGGATATCACCGTGGAAGGAGTGCATTTTGTCACAG GTGGAAATGACCGTCTTGTCAAAGTTTGGGATTACAATGAGGGTGAAGTGACTCACGTTGGGGTGGGACACAGTGGCAACATCACCCGCGTCCGGATAAGCCCAGGAAATCAGTACATCATTAGCGTGAGTGCCGATGGGGCCATTTTGAGATGGAAGTACCCATTTCCCTCATGA